The Deltaproteobacteria bacterium nucleotide sequence GAGAGAGATATGTCCAAGAAATTGTTTGTGGGTGGCCTAAGCTGGAATACCGATGATAACGGTCTTCGTATGGCTTTCGAGCAACACGGTGAAGTAACTGAAGCAAAAGTAATTACAGACCGAGACACTGGCCGTAGCCGTGGTTTTGGTTTCGTAACTTTTAGCGATGACACTGCGGCTGACAACGCGGTCGAGCAAATGAATGGCTCCGAACTTGATGGCCGTGCATTGAACGTCAACGAAGCACACGAGCGTAGCCGTGGCGGCGGCGGCGGCGGC carries:
- a CDS encoding RNA-binding protein; its protein translation is MSKKLFVGGLSWNTDDNGLRMAFEQHGEVTEAKVITDRDTGRSRGFGFVTFSDDTAADNAVEQMNGSELDGRALNVNEAHERSRGGGGGG